The Sebastes umbrosus isolate fSebUmb1 chromosome 4, fSebUmb1.pri, whole genome shotgun sequence genomic sequence GAAAGTTCAGAGTAAGGCGAGCTAGTGTAGTTTAGATTGGTTTTAATCAATGGAAGGGCAGGAGATGGGTGCTGTAGCATGAATGGACCTATACGGACATTACAGCTCGTAAGCTTTACAGTATTGTGTTTTAACCAAATGGTGAAATGTGATTGAAAAGATGGACAGCAGAGATGTTGATGCCAACCATTAATCCAAGCTGATCACAGCATCTGATCTTTGTGAAATGGCAAATCATACACGTTTCATAGACACCTTTCAAGCCTATAGAGGAGGAGTGTTTGAACTCACAACATACTGTGCATTTTGGCGGGGGGATTACCACTTGCAGCTATAATGTTAGTGGAGAGCATGGTGACTCCACAGAAATTGCATGCCACTATCTGTAACTTTTTATGAGCCCTTCTCTATTTCCTTACTGTAACACCTTGatataatgaaaacacaaaactgaattaaGCATGACAGTGGCCTaacctttttatatatatattactattcGGGGTAGCAAAAACTGCCCTTATTTCCTAAAAATAACCCTGGGGCATGTCCTTAAGTGTTGGATCTGACAAACGTCTGCCTCCTAACCTCTGCATTTATGGTGCCTGCCGCCATTTTTCACGGTGGGGACTTTGAAATGGCTTCCAGGGTGTGGGCGCCTGCAGAGCTCTGTTCATCCAAAGCCCATGGGCACATCAATTAAAATGGAAATTGTGTTGTCGCaaaagggagagggaggagaggcagGTGCAACCCAAACATCTGGTTGATGCCCGATCCCACACATTCACCCCTAAAGCCTCTCGCAGCATAAGCCCCTGCCGCCCAGGGCCAAGTCCTGTGGTTGGCAGGGGTTAGGGTGTGAATCTGGGGCTGCCAGGCACTGCCCATGTGGAAACGTGGCACACAGATGACAGGCAATGTGCTCAGACAGCTGTATAAAGGGTTTAAGCTCTTTCTTCAGCTCATCAGTCTGCTTCTGACAGCACTCAGTCCTGCAGTTTTGCAGATGAGGTAAGGGGTCCCagcatgaagaaaaaaaaaggtggctTCAAAGCGATCACCTTCATATGCCACTCCACAAAGCACCGTAAGGTAAAGGTGAGGTCATGATACATTGGAAACATTTGGAGGCAGTGGACTTTTGCCATAATTTAAGATCATCTACATTCTTCACAAGACTCCCCTACTTTTTCAATCACAATTTTGCCGATTCTAAAGTAGCCATTAAAGCTGCTCCTATATCACGACCCTCAGAATCTAAATTGGTCTTAATGCAATTAATGGAATGCTCTCTATAATAATCAGAAGACGTCTCAATGACGTCTGAAGTGGAGATTAGGGATACGATTTTGCATATACATTaggaacacaaagacaaatgtaatttttttcatAGTTAATcaatagaatttaatttaactaaAATGCACTTCTAATAGTGAGCCTCAACGTTTACAACAGCAGGACACATTCCCCCCATTTAAATCTTCAGTCTATTGATGACAAGAGGAGAGAGTGCCTAATATGTATGTGACAGATATAATTAAACAGTGAATTATGATCAAATTTTGTCACTGACAGTTCTGTCACTCACTGTAAAATAATGAACAAGTGTCCAATTCATCTCAGTTACAGATGGTCACAAAAGATTTCATCACTTAATCCACAGCTGGAGAAGATCACTAATGTGCTCTAGATTCCTTTGATACATGGGGGGAAATGAGGTTACTATCTCGTCTGATCCAAAGACGGCAGTTTACCAAAAAAGAACAACAATTCGCTTCAGGAGTTTTTCTTCAACAGATGTCTTCAAACAGAGTTTGAAAGCATATTAGTAAACCAATCCCGTGAAatgagaggaaggagaaaaataaaaaaaaataaacatgaattaagtGCTGAAAAAATAATTGCAGAATACAGTTTTTTCTTGATTTAACCACGAtagttttttcttaaataaataacttcTGTTTTGTAAAGACACTTTTTGAAACAGTAGACATACCCTAATTCCCAAAGTCATTGAATAAACATCACCAGCCACTGATTTGCCAAACACACGAGTCTGTTTCTCCATGTTTGAGCCACAGTTCTCACAACCAATTGTCAGTAATGTCCTGTCAGTAATGTCTTTATGTAATTCCATCAGCTTTATAAtgtctcattttgaaaaaaaaaaaaaagcattagatTTGGGTCTCTTGTACATTGTCTTTTGAGCTGGCCCGGATTAACAAAGGTTCGTGCGCTGAGCTGTGTATGGAGTTGATAGTGGAGGCATGGTTGTATGCAGTCTTGTAGGTGTTATAGTGGTTGAGGTGCTCGTGCTCAAGAGGAGGCAAGGTCAGGTGGCCCTCCATGCCCGGGCCTCCCGTTACACAGTCCTCATCCACATTGATGATCTCAATGGTGCGCGTGGGTGCGTGGTGGTTCTGCTGGTGGTGCTGTTTGCGCATCTTGTAGAAGATGATCAGCATGACCGCTGCCATGAGCGTGATTGCAACAAAGCAGCCGATGATGATCTTGGTCGTCTTCATGACCTCGTCCAAGCCGTTCAGCGAGCCCTCCCCGCCCAGCTCCGTGACGGGGATTGTGTACGTCTTCTCTGTGGCGGGAGTAGTCGTCCGGACTGTGGTGGTAGTTGTAGAGGTGGGTGAAACGGTCTCCCACGTGCCAGCGGAGGGTGTAGGACCCACCTTTTGTTGCACGGCGGTGGTGAAGCCTTCGTTATGCGGCGTTTCTATGGTCTCCACTGTCACTGTGGTGAAGTAGCTGAAGCTGCTGTTCTCCGTAGAGGACACGTTGAGCGTGGCAGACGCCGTCGTGTTACCTGCGGAATTACTGACCATACACGTGTATGTGCCCGTGTCCTGCATGGTAACATTGGTGAAGTTCAGAGTGCCGTCATTCAGCACGGAGATTCTGATCTTGTAAGCGCCGTGTGTCATGACGGAACCGTTGGGTGTAATCCAGCTCACCGAGGTCAAGGAGCTGGCTCTGCATTTCAACTCTGCAGCGCTTCCTTCTGTCACATTTAAGTCTGCAGGAGGCTCCACAATAACAGGAGCATAACAGTGAAAGTAGTTCTGGTCCAGCTCGCCAATGTATCGTCCCTTGTGGTGGGTTGGTGAGCTGCAGCGGGCGCAGCAGCTGGTGTTTGCTGGTACCATCTCCTTAAGCCACCAGGCTAGCCAGAGGATGTCACAGTTACAATTCCACGGGTTGTGATGCAAGTGCACCCTCTCCAGGTGATGTAAAGGAGTGAAGAGATCATGGGGCAAGAGGGTAAGGTTGTTATGGGCTAGATTGAGCTCCACTAGCGACTGCAGGTCATCAAAAGAGTTCCTTTCTATGATCTGGATCTGGGCATGCATCATCCATAGCTTCTGCAAATGGATGAGCCCTTTAAAAGAGCCGGGTCGGATGACAGCCAGCTGGTTCCCCGACATCTCCAGTTCATCCAGCTTCACCAGGGGAATAAGGTTGGGAATTTCTTTCAGATTGCACATTCCCAGATTTAAGTAGCGCAGATTGCTCAGCCCTTCAAAGGCCCCCTCTGATATGTAGGAGAGCCGTTTGAGCTCCCCAAGGTCCAACCGCCGTAATGAGGGCACTCTGTTGAAAGCATAGGAGGGAATGCTCTCTATGGGGTTATTCCTCAGCCAAAGCTCCTTTAGTTTGGACAGGTACTCAAATGCCCCGTTTGGGATAGTGGTGAGGCGGTTATCAAAAAGCTCCAGGGTATTGAGGCTGGCCAGTCCATTGAAGGCCCCCAGCTCAATTTTGCGAATGTGGTTTTTGCTCAGCTGCAGGATCTCCAGATGCCTCAGGTGCTTGAAGCTGTCCACCTTTATGACCTGAATGAGATTTTCTTGCAAGTTCAGGTAGCGCGTGTTGGTAGAGATGCCGTCGGGGACATCCCGCAGGCCTCGCCGGGTGCAGATGACTTTGCTGAACTGGTTACTACAGGAGCAGACAGAGGGGCACGTCTGAGCACGTACCAGCCCTGCCACCACCAGCAGCTGGAGGGCCAGAAGCAGCACAAACAAAGGGTCGGACAAGGCCCGGTTCCACCTAGGACCTCGcatcatctgctgctgctgagaggaGGTCATCTTGTTTAACATTCATAATTCATTGACTGGTCTTCCACTCTTTGGAATGAGGATTTGGGCTCACTGGatgaaatgagagagagaagagagaagagatgcATTAGATAATTGACCCTGTTTGAGATTCTCATTATGTCACTTATAATAATTACCACTGAAATACtcaatgacaatgacaacaTAGCAAATTAGAAATCCAGGAAAACTCAATTTTGAAGGTGTACACCTAAAAATATCCTTTGTTGGTTTGAGTATCTGTTGCAGCCACTAATAATcagatccacacacacacacacacacacacacacccttgcaACCTTGATAGAGTGCCTCATATCCATCTCTCTTTCTGGCTGCACTGTCCTCCATGCGCTCTCAATCTCagtcacataaaataaaatcacaatgaAGCCGGCAACTTCTGTGCTGTATCTCTGCGGGAGGAGGGAAGAAAAGCAGCTCTGactgctgtgttgtgtgtgatttatatttgagaCTCGAGAGACATAAATAATAAGGGAGCTCGCCACCCACCAGTCCTTCAATCGAGTCGAGATATCTGGAAACGTCTGATTACAACTCGCAGTTCCTCAAAGGCACGTATGTGACTGAAATTTCAAACAAGCAAGCCAACATGGTACCGGGGAATTTGTTTGCGTAACTCTTTATGTATTACGCCAAAGGAAACCGTGGAAATACAAACAACCTATTCTTTGATTAAGATGTGCTGTCGGTAAGAGAGATGATGCTGTGGCAGCTATGGAGTGTGACTAAATGACAGATGTCTATTTAATTGATTCGGTGTATGTTGTGTCCCTGTTTTCTACTGGATAATACCAGCAGTTTTCATGGTTGCACAGTGAATACTGGTTGAACAATGTGCcattcatgcagtataaatgacAAGCAAGACGGCAAAGAAACACTGCAACTTGTGGAGGTAAAgctaaaaagaaaaactttcaCCTGGAAAGCAAAAACTTAAAGTCATTAACTGGAATTTAAGTTTTAAAAGTGACCTGAATACATAATAAAGATATCCATAGACTGATCGTGATGCCATAATTTAATTCATAAAGACAGCAAAGTAGTCTTTATCAGTCATAAATCATTACTAAGTGAACACCATACCATATTGTATATCTAAATTATTGAGCCGGTGCTTCTGATTGAATTAAAATCCCAGACGATACCTCTTTTGGCTGAGAGACATGTAGAGACAGCCAAGAAGAATTGGTTTCTAGAGCAAATTTATAGAGGGGTTGAAGTagtaaatatcaaaatatggcCCTGCTACAGATCCATTAAGAGATAGCTACTAACATGCTAATTACATTAGCTTCAGTGTTCAGGTATGGCACCCCTGCGTGACCTCATAAAGAAACTTGAAAGGTGAAGGGAGTGATTGAACTATATGTTCACcaatttattgttattaaagaCTATGGTTACATCCGAAATCCCATACAAACATGCTAttcagaaatattaaaacagtatgtgagattttttagtgtGTCCGAAACCTCATTATGAAATCAATAGTATGCAAactgcatactatttccagtcaaatattacagtatgcaacactggacactacggcggcaaaAATATCATGTAAAAATGCAATggggtagtgacgacaacgttcataacataTGTTGACACATAACTCTGTTACATCAATAACacttacatttaaatgtaagtataacatttcactttgctaggagtaatatatattttaaattaattcagattttgattctcacaaatcgttgcttgaggttggcacgggttaccatggttacatgtctctaaccagcaaggaggctctAAGGAACGGACAATGTAAATTACTGCTCGGTGCGTCCGAAAAGGCACATACTACAgattattcacacaaaagtatatTGAATGATAGTACACCTATTGGGTATGTACTGCATAGTATGCGTTTCCGGACGAAGCCTGTCTTATAGCTGCAGTGTTCCCTAAGTAATGCATATACAGTTATTACAGTGAATGCTGCGATGGGCATGGGAACTGTAGATCCTCTCTATTTTATGACTCAACAACGTTTTGCTCGTCGTATGGCTGCCAAAACTTATTTTGACatattatttttcatcattGTCACAGAAAGCTGGAAGTGAAAGATGGGGAAACACAGGTCGGAAGTGAGTCACGGAGCTAACACATATAAAGAGAAACATTTATAGAGCCTCTAATCTACCTGACCTGAATGTTTTTGaatgtgggaggaaactggagcacGTTCAGAAAATCAATGTGaacatgaagaaaaataaagtgaactTCACTCACAGAAAGTGCTAGAGACCTAGACAACCTGCAGTGGACTGACAGTGATGTGTTGTTGAGCTACAAATAGCTACAGTAAATCTGTCTGACTGTCACACAAATAGGGTTTAATCTAGAAACAGAGTAATCATATGAGCTCTAAGAGGCGAGGGCTCTCTTGGGATGTTTTCTGATGAATAAAGTGAAACAGCTGTCAGATTTAAATAAGGtaatcaaaaataaacattgCTATTTATTGTCACTGAGTCAATTGTCACTGACACTGTCAGTTTAGgacaaaaatgaacaaaattctaaaattcaaaaaatggtgtattgcattttaaaaaaaaggataagGGTTGCTGTAAATAGATCAGACTACTTGTTCTTTTAAGCGTTGATCTTTCAAATACTGCAAATGAAGACATGCATGAACATAAGACAGCTCAAAGGTGAATTTGGAAACACTTAGAGACTGTTTAGCAGTGAAGTATGGCAGTCTATGACAGCTGATTTctgaacataatacaatatatcaACCGCATGAATGCTGTTGTGGGATTacaatattttctctttctatacagtatgttcaacACCGCGCCTATTCTGCAACAGAAAGCTCTACACTTAGGAAAGAGCAGGCTATTACTGTAACTACTGATTAATTGGTTGATTACTGACTCCATTAATTCTTCAATTACAACATTTAAATTCCAAGCAGCAAAAGCCTGAGGGTGGAGAAAGAATGTCTTTCGATGCAGGGGTCCAGGCAAATGTGACAGGGATCACACACCAGGCTGATAATCACATTTCTACATGGCAGCTTTAATTTGCTAGAAATTAAAATATTGCATTAAACAATTGACTATGGTACCATCTaggattaatctgtcaattattttcttgattaattgacaagttgtttggtctataaaatgtcagaaaattgtgaaaaatgtcaatcagtgctttccaaagcccaagatgatgtcctgaAATATCTTGATTTGTcatcaactcaaagatattcaggttACTGTCAtacaggagtaaagaaaccagaacaatattcacatttaagaacctggaatcagagaattttattttcttaaaaaaattgctcaaactgattaatcaattatcaaaatagttggcaattaattgaatagttaactaatcgattaaagctgaagtaggcgagattagaatttttataaaacggttgctgtatcctgacagtagaacatgaaacaggtaacctgaaaaaaatcctgtgcctttgtgtcctctGGATCTCcttcactcgtgaactccgaccaaacggtcaaactaggccgcgctgatcaaatacgaatcaatattatgttacgttaatgcctatttctcgcctcaaatgttttcagaatcatcttgtagtgcacggtttagctgtaaaatgagagagtttgtgatatggcagccattgtgaaatctcttgaaggaacgGCAAGTTCCGGTCagatgaccagagcacagccaataagaacgatctatctatgaaatgacctgtgattggtcaaaggcTTCCGTCACAggcaagattttttaaagcctggaaacagagccacgacgaggtgcagaagtctagttatctctcagaaaacttgaattaaaatatgctgaaaggttattatggaatttttgcccaatgacgccacaattatactgcctactgccactttaatcgattcattgttgcagctctagtacaATCCAGGCTACAATATGAGGTTTGTTTGCATCTTCTACTGACCTCCTCAGAAGTGAGTTATAATAAAAGAGAACACATACTTGCTTATTATTCAGACAAGTACAATGCTTTTTCAAGGTGAAATTCCATCAATAACTAACTAGAAAATATGCTGCACAGTCTGGATTTTTGATCCCTCGGATAAGGAATCCCGGTATCTTATACCACTATTTACTCATCCTCCTTTTCAAGAATTCAGACCTTGAAAAGAGATAAACAATGAATCAGCAATCCAAATGATGGCAGCAGAAAAGATGAAGTTGATttacaaagcaaaacaatgCGTCCTCACACTGACAATGAAAGCAGCAAAATTGGATTTACGGAGTGCAGTGAAGGAATTAGATGAAAAGAGATAAGGAAAATGAGATTAAGAAAAGAAagcattttcaaacttttgtcCCAACAGATTATGAACTGCcagctgtctctttgtctgGTACGGAGTACAAAAGCATGACCCAGATTAGCAGGACGGCAGACAATTGAAGAGCAAGATCTGCAACATTTCTGAATTCATTTCTGGTTTACGAAATGGAAACAGTTCACACTAAGGCCAGCCATACTAATAAACTCTGTATGTGGCTACATGCAGCTGTTTAGCAGCGTAGATGCATTACATATTTACACATGTCACATCAAACGGTGCCATAATGTCAGTTCATAATGATCCATATAGATTATATTAATCATGACACTCATTTAGTTGGAGTTACCATACATATTACAATATGGATGCCATATTAGTACTTGACTATATGGTAGCATGGATTGCCTTCAAGTTTTCCAAAAGTTACTCTGACTTGTTATTAGTGACTAGGT encodes the following:
- the lrrc4ca gene encoding leucine rich repeat containing 4C, genome duplicate a, with translation MLNKMTSSQQQQMMRGPRWNRALSDPLFVLLLALQLLVVAGLVRAQTCPSVCSCSNQFSKVICTRRGLRDVPDGISTNTRYLNLQENLIQVIKVDSFKHLRHLEILQLSKNHIRKIELGAFNGLASLNTLELFDNRLTTIPNGAFEYLSKLKELWLRNNPIESIPSYAFNRVPSLRRLDLGELKRLSYISEGAFEGLSNLRYLNLGMCNLKEIPNLIPLVKLDELEMSGNQLAVIRPGSFKGLIHLQKLWMMHAQIQIIERNSFDDLQSLVELNLAHNNLTLLPHDLFTPLHHLERVHLHHNPWNCNCDILWLAWWLKEMVPANTSCCARCSSPTHHKGRYIGELDQNYFHCYAPVIVEPPADLNVTEGSAAELKCRASSLTSVSWITPNGSVMTHGAYKIRISVLNDGTLNFTNVTMQDTGTYTCMVSNSAGNTTASATLNVSSTENSSFSYFTTVTVETIETPHNEGFTTAVQQKVGPTPSAGTWETVSPTSTTTTTVRTTTPATEKTYTIPVTELGGEGSLNGLDEVMKTTKIIIGCFVAITLMAAVMLIIFYKMRKQHHQQNHHAPTRTIEIINVDEDCVTGGPGMEGHLTLPPLEHEHLNHYNTYKTAYNHASTINSIHSSAHEPLLIRASSKDNVQETQI